The window AGACAATTGGGGAAGGTTCTCAAGATCTTGTGCTGCTGCACGGATGGGGGTTGAATGCTGAGGTATGGCGTTCAATTATTCCGCGAATCGCCCCGCATTTTCGTTTACATCTGGTTGATATGCCGGGTTATGGCCGTAGCCAAGGTTTTGAGGCGATGGATCTACAAACAATGGCCAATACGCTGTGGCAAAATGCCCCCGAAGGCGCTATTTGGCTGGGTTGGTCTCTCGGTGGGCTAGTTGCTAGTCGTATCGCACTTGACCATCCATTCCAGATAAAAGGGTTAATCACTGTCGCTTCATCTCCCTGCTTTCAAGCTCATGCGAGTGATTGGCCGGGAATAAGATCCGAAGTATTAGTTGGGTTTGAACATCAATTAGCAACAGATTTTCAGCGCACAGTCGAACGTTTTCTGGCATTACAAACATTAGGAACAGAGAGTGCTCGTAATGATGCTAGGTTACTTAAAGCCATTGTTACCGATCAGCCTGTGCCGAAAGTAGAGACCCTCAATGCCGGATTGGAAATGTTGCGCGTTGTCGATTTACGCGATGAGTTAAAACAGCTCACAGTTCCGTTTTTACGCCTTTATGGTTATCTCGATGGACTCGTGCCACGCAAGGTAGCTGCCTTATTGGATGATAGGTATCCCAACTCCCCTTCCGTAGTGATGCGTCACAGTGCGCATGCGCCATTTATCTCCCATCCAGATGAGTTTTGTGAATACTTACTCGATTTTTTGGCGCGTTTAGAAGGATAAAGCCGTAGGAGCAGTGGTCAAAAGACCACTGACTAGCGATAACAAACAGGTTATGAACTAAAAAGACTGTCATAAGAGGGCAGTGGTGCAGGCGTATGGGAGGCGTTTGACTCCCTCATCACTAACTCGCTTGGGGGAGCCGATGGTTCAAAGCGGAATGGAGGAGCAGAAGGTTCAAAAGCGGTTGCATGCCGATTGAACGATTGCGGTTGGTTGACCGATGGACGAATGTGATAAAACTTTTTGTATTTCAATGTGTCAATTGAAAGGCCATGTTGATGGCTATAGGTTTTGGCTTTCGTGATTAGGCTATTCAAAAAGGTATCTAAGTTATTGAAGGTCTTGATGCCCACATTAGGGTCAAAGAGTGTAAAAAGGGGGGTATCCTTTTTAGGATCCTTACGAATATAACCCGCTAAGGTATCTTCACCGATAAAAATTTGTATCCCTGTTTCTTTACGGCTGGTTTTGGCAAGCTGGGCGTCTTCACGTAGCATATTCTCAATGTCTACGGGAGCGCTGATTTGAAATAAATAGGTTAACGTTGTCTTGCTTTCTGCGTTTAAACCATTTTCTTTCATCGATTGATCATACTGTTTTAATTTAGGGCAGCGCATTTGCTCTGCGGCGATATTAAGACAGGCTTGTATTAACGCATCATTAGGCTTTCGAACCAATTCTGCAAGATTACCGACAACACTATTTTCCAGTTTTTCAAAGAAAATGTGGCTTAAAGAGGGGGGTAATTTATTAACGTTGTGCAGCACTTTAAATTTTAGTGCTACGAAATATTGATATGCTAATTGATGAACTCTGTCATTATACTTTTCAAAATGTTGGTGTTGCACGAATGGATTATGCGGGTTACTCGCATCCGCTCTTTTATGTTTTATGAGTGACTGTTCGGGGGTTAACGCTTTACCCTCAATCTTAGCGGAACAGGAATAGTACTCTTGATAGCGTTTTATTTTATCTAATGGTTTCTGAGTTTCGAGTATTTTTTGGATACTTGCGGTCATTAACTCATGAGAAATAGCCGTTTTACTTTGTGACCTGCCATCAGATTTAAGATAATTTTGAGCATGAGATAATAAGTTAATATAACTATTCCCTTTATTTTTGACTGAGGTGATCAGGAAGTAAGCGGTAAGTCCTTTACTTAAGTTATATTGTGCTTCTGGTGGGATCGTTTGGTTCTGTTGGCGAAAGTAGTTTTCGGTGTGATTTACAAATAATTGTTTATCAAAGTGTGGCATAAATACATCCTCTTTTTCATTGAATGAGATGATGTATTTTAGTGATCAGCTTGATGAAAACTTTAAAAAAGAGACAATGCCAAAATATTATTGCTCTCTCAATAATCTGTTATTTGATTTTATAGATAGGGTGTGAACAGCCGGTACTTTCGGGGCAACCTTTACAACTTGTGCTGGTTAAACAAGCACTAACATCCACTTTTTCTAATTTTCCCATCGCGACTAACTTTTCCAACATGGCTTGCACCATAGGTTGAGGCGCATGGGAGTGTTTACAGAGTAAGTCAATGTCAGCTTGCCCATACAGTGCAATTAAGTCTCTGATTTGTAACAAGCTGACCATGATTAACCCCTTAGTGACACGTTTTGCCTGAGCAATCGGAACATGATTTAGCGGTAGCACTGGCTAAATTCAGAGTGACTCGACTGCGCGCTCGGCGTAATAAGGCAAAGAGCACCATATTAAATATAATGACTGTAACAATGGTTATTAAGCTACTTTGTGGATGCAGGCTGAATGTCGCGGTTTGGTAAAATAGAGCCGCTAAACTGTAAGCGACATTGAGTCCCCATAAAATCGAGAAGCTCATCCAGCTTTTATTGGTTTCTCGCGCAATGGCTCCCATAACCGAAACACACGGGACATACAGCAACACAAAGATGAGGTAGCTGTATGCCGCGATGTCAGAACCAAATTTAGCCGCCATGGTTCCCATCGAACCGGATTCCATTTCGCCATCACCTTTACTGGCTTCGATAGGATTTGAAAGGGCACTTAGGGTAAAGGTCTCTTTCAAGCTATCCCATGTTTCGACTACTGCATCTTCAAGTTCTGCTAGCAAATCAAATGACTCAGCATCGAAAGGTTCTGCCGTAATACTTTCCGCGGTATA of the Providencia stuartii genome contains:
- a CDS encoding FeoC-like transcriptional regulator, which produces MVSLLQIRDLIALYGQADIDLLCKHSHAPQPMVQAMLEKLVAMGKLEKVDVSACLTSTSCKGCPESTGCSHPIYKIK
- the bioH gene encoding pimeloyl-ACP methyl ester esterase BioH yields the protein MTQLYWETIGEGSQDLVLLHGWGLNAEVWRSIIPRIAPHFRLHLVDMPGYGRSQGFEAMDLQTMANTLWQNAPEGAIWLGWSLGGLVASRIALDHPFQIKGLITVASSPCFQAHASDWPGIRSEVLVGFEHQLATDFQRTVERFLALQTLGTESARNDARLLKAIVTDQPVPKVETLNAGLEMLRVVDLRDELKQLTVPFLRLYGYLDGLVPRKVAALLDDRYPNSPSVVMRHSAHAPFISHPDEFCEYLLDFLARLEG